From a single Rutidosis leptorrhynchoides isolate AG116_Rl617_1_P2 chromosome 5, CSIRO_AGI_Rlap_v1, whole genome shotgun sequence genomic region:
- the LOC139848076 gene encoding pentatricopeptide repeat-containing protein At5g39680: MSTIMKPSHFTPLPHDTIKFIGYLAGTKNLNMGKQIHAHLIVSNQSSEHNILETNSLINLYSKCANLNYAHQLFDKMPHRNVVSWSALMTGFSNSGLDYKVLTLFKSMVSKNDDMCHPNEYIFSTVLQSCVNVWDILLGRQCHVYVLKSGLVFHQYVKNALVRLYSTLTDVVEAMEVLVSVPGSDTCTYNLILKGFVENGYLNEALHIISRMRAENVTWNKDTYISSFGLCARLKDLNMGHQIHSQFVKNDVEFDVFVCSAIIDMYGKCKEISSARKVFDSSQDKNVVSWTAMLDAYSQHGSYEESLKLFINMQRAKVVPNESTLSVLLKSSCGLSSMGYGYSLHSLAKKMGFNGFKNIGNVLINMYAKNGNIEDAEKIFVNMVERDIVTWNTMIRGYSYHGLGKKSLDLFQEMLKTNENPNHVTFVGVLKACGHLGDVELGFYFLHELMNQKGVKPSLEHYTCIIGLLSKAGRLNEAKNFMLSRSINWDAIAWRTLLNACNVHRNYTLGIEIGKIILDLYPKDVGSYTLLSNMLAKANKWGGVTKIRELMRKNKIKKEPGLSWLEIKNETHVFVSDDNEHPNFVMILEKLKELYIKIKEYGYVVDTTNVLHDVEDEQKEDYVGYHSEKLAVAYALLRTHERATIRIIKNLRICDDCHSFMKLISKVTNRVIVVRDANRFHCFQDGCCSCVDYW, translated from the coding sequence ATGTCCACCATAATGAAGCCATCGCATTTTACTCCACTGCCACACGACACCATCAAATTCATCGGATACTTAGCCGGAACTAAGAATCTTAACATGGGAAAACAAATTCACGCTCATTTGATCGTATCCAATCAGTCCTCTGAACACAATATACTCGAAACTAACTCTCTGATCAATCTTTACTCTAAATGTGCAAACTTGAATTACGCCCACCAACTGTTCGATAAAATGCCCCACAGAAATGTAGTTTCTTGGAGTGCTTTAATGACTGGGTTTTCAAATAGTGGGTTAGATTATAAAGTTCTTACATTGTTCAAATCTATGGTTTCGAAGAATGATGACATGTGCCATCCTAATGAGTATATATTTTCAACTGTTCTTCAGTCTTGTGTTAATGTTTGGGATATATTATTAGGCAGACAGTGTCATGTGTATGTGTTGAAATCTGGATTAGTGTTTCACCAGTATGTGAAAAATGCGCTTGTTCGCTTGTATTCCACGTTAACGGACGTTGTAGAAGCTATGGAGGTTTTGGTTTCGGTCCCTGGATCGGATACTTGTACTTATAACCTGATTTTAAAGGGATTTGTTGAAAATGGTTACTTGAATGaagcattacatatcatatcaagaaTGCGTGCTGAAAATGTGACGTGGAACAAAGATACTTATATTAGTAGTTTCGGGCTTTGTGCTCGTCTTAAAGATTTGAACATGGGGCATCAAATTCATAGCCAGTTTGTAAAGAATGATGTTGAGTTTGATGTGTTTGTATGTAGTGCAATTATTGACATGTATGGCAAATGCAAAGAGATTTCAAGTGCTCGAAAGGTATTCGACAGTTCACAAGATAAAAATGTAGTATCTTGGACTGCAATGTTGGATGCTTACTCGCAACATGGTTCATATGAGGAGTCattgaagttatttataaatatgcAACGTGCAAAAGTTGTTCCAAATGAGTCTACTTTATCTGTATTACTTAAATCAAGTTGCGGTTTATCATCAATGGGATACGGATACTCATTGCATTCACTTGCAAAGAAAATGGGGTTCAATGGTTTTAAGAATATCGGtaatgttttgattaatatgtaCGCGAAAAACGGTAATATTGAAGATGCTGAAAAGATATTTGTAAATATGGTTGAGCGAGATATTGTAACATGGAATACAATGATACGTGGATACTCGTATCATGGTCTTGGTAAAAAGTCGCTTGATTTATTTCAAGAAATGTTGAAAACAAATGAAAATCCTAATCATGTGACTTTTGTTGGTGTCCTTAAAGCTTGTGGACATTTAGGTGATGTTGAATTAGGGTTTTACTTTTTGCACGAGTTAATGAATCAAAAGGGTGTAAAACCTAGTTTGGAGCATTATACATGCATTATTGGACTTTTAAGTAAAGCTGGTCGATTAAATGAAGCTAAAAACTTTATGCTTTCTAGATCGATCAATTGGGACGCGATTGCTTGGCGTACATTGCTAAATGCTTGTAATGTTCATAGGAATTATACTCTTGGTATCGAAATAGGGAAAATAATTTTGGATTTGTACCCTAAAGATGTGGGATCATATACTCTTTTGTCTAATATGCTTGCTAAGGCTAATAAATGGGGCGGAGTTACTAAAATCCGTGAATTAATGAGAAAAAACAAGATTAAGAAAGAGCCGGGATTGAGCTGGCTGGAAATCAAGAATGAAACACATGTGTTTGTTTCGGATGACAATGAACATCCGAATTTTGTAATGATTCTTGAAAAGTTGAAGGAGTTGTACATTAAGATTAAAGAATATGGTTATGTGGTTGATACTACTAACGTGTTACATGATGTTGAGGATGAACAAAAGGAAGATTATGTTGGTTATCATAGTGAGAAGCTTGCAGTAGCTTATGCACTATTGAGAACACATGAAAGGGCAACAATTCGTATCATAAAAAACTTGAGGATTTGTGATGATTGTCATTCTTTTATGAAGTTAATCTCGAAAGTTACGAATAGGGTAATAGTTGTAAGAGATGCTAATCGTTTCCATTGTTTTCAAGATGGATGTTGTTCATGTGTGGATTATTGGTGA